In the Andrena cerasifolii isolate SP2316 chromosome 3, iyAndCera1_principal, whole genome shotgun sequence genome, ggtctgcccccttaacctttagagggccgggattttttcattgaaattgtacattttatttacttaaaatttatgcatatataccaccaaaatggccggcaaagtatccaaattcttaggtagccactatagtggccagcccggccgcgAACGGTATGGCAAATagtggaatttttaaaatttgaactttaatgtttctaagggtttttgatatcgctaatcacgattctaaggtcagagtatcgaaattttacacagaaacagtgttgccaacctaaacaagcctaaatgaataacagcagttacattcatatattattctttcctttGGCGTTATCCAGAGCTAACGACGTGGACGTAGAAAGTTTTCTAGCACTTTCTTTGTTTTTGgggtttttttgttttatttttggatttgtttttttagttttctgattttactatttattatgcgaACTACAATCGTGCAACTCACTAATGCCCATGCATTATATAAAAGTTGCCTTTTTTTATCTGTTTGTTCATACTTCTTGTCCTttcaaaagacaaaaaaaataatgaatttatatgtCGGAAATTCTAATTTACGGTATTGATTGTTTCGTATGGAAATCCTGAAAACAGGGTGTTATGCACAATGCAGTGTCACATGTAGAGCATATATAAAGAGTTCGGCGTCTAGTTTGTCGTATCGAACACAAATTGCATCGTCGGTTTTCATCCAGTAATTTTGGAAAATGACGACCTATTAGTCGAGAGGGTTTGCAGATGAAAAGTGGAGTCATTCGGATCAAGATTCAGTAAAGCTCTAAGCACTTGTAAACGAAATGAGGGAAAGGATACacgttcattattcattttgtataatgcacgggcattagtgagttgcacgactgcagctcgcataattaatagtaaaatcagaaaattgTAGCCTTCCAGGATAGGAATAAGGATAAATTGTGGACAGACAAGGTTTATTCGGATTAGGTAGGAAATACATGGTCTGGTTGATAGGACGGGGTTACAAATTTCGGAAGACAGACTTTGCGTCTCGCTGAGATTATACAATTTTACAAGATTCTACTGAGGCTTGATTCATTCTAATGAGGCATCCAGGAGTTACTCTGCACTCTCCCGTTCGgttggcgtccaggtattatcgCCGAACTCTCCATATCGAACGGGCGTCCAGGAATATTCTCCCGTACTCTCCTCTCTTTTCAAACGAGATGCTCTGCACTCTCTCGACCGATAAGCGTCCAGGTATTATCGCCGTACTCTCCATATCGGTCGAGCGTCCAGGAACAGACTCTAATGCGTACTCCCTCTAGTaggcgtccaggtattatcgCTGAACTCTCCTGCCGGAGACCCTAAGCTATCCGAGAGCGGCCGCTGGTCGTACCTCGTCCTCTCTCTCGGAACAGCGAAGAAGGAAATGCCTTTGCGGACCTCTAATTTATACCCAATCGTTGCTATTCGCGGCCGCAGAAATCAACAGACGCGTCGTCAAGCGCGGGCCGTGGGCCTCGCGAGCCGCGGTTCCGCGCCCGCACGTCTCTGCTCACGGGCGGCCTACAAGCGTATTCGCTTAACTTCTCGATGGTCAGCGTTTCTCAATcttccttttctgcatgctacaaaactaaaaaaataaataaaaaaataacacaaaataccccaaaaacaaaaaaagagctACAGAACTTTCTACATCCACGTCGTTTGCTCTGGGTAACGCCAAAGGAAAGAAtccttagaatcgtgattagcgatattaaaaaccctCAGAAACATTggtccaaatttaaaaattttcaatggccattatagtggccagcccggccctctaaaggttaataatgtacaaataaggAACTTACGGAATTATCGAAACATTCAACGGGTACCGTTATTACGGCCACCGCGTAATAGTACCTTAGAAGCGATCTAAGATAATACAGAAACTTCAGCAGATCTTGGTGCGAATTGTTTTCCACATCACTGAACCACAATCTAGATCCCAAAGAGTGAATCGCAATTCTCATCACCTGCCTTTTCGTTGGTGTCTCAAAGATCGAGTATTGCCCTTTCTTCAAGGTCTCGTGAACGCATTTCAGTAAATTCGTATAACCCGAGTTCTCGAATATGCTGTCCTTCATAGGGCAGCAATCGTCGCACCACTGCGTTATGTCCATACTGTCCGTCGTTTCTTTGTCCATCGGTTTCGTAAGGTCGTAAAAGTGTGCGAAACTTTGCCCTCCGCTCGGAGACGAATCGATTATTTTCATATTCTGATACCTCCAGGCAATCTTCATTTGCTCGCCCGGATGTCGACTTTGATCGCCCGAAATAGAGTCCGTTATGACAGACGGTATCTCTGACACCAAGTGCGACGGTTTAATATCCTTGGATGCGACTAACAGTGGCTGGGACGTGGCCACACCTTCCGCCATGAAATACTTCAACATAACTTTTGCGTATATGCCATATCGATCCTCCTCTGAAAATGAAAGTCGTTTTCATAAACTCGACCATTTAGAAGAACCAAAAGCTTTTGCAGTAAGTCGACTGCGCGTACCAATAACAAATAAGGAACCGATAGGTACTCCACCGCCTAGAACAGATAAGCAACAACACGGCGATAGAAAAAGAGAACTGTTATTCGATCTGAATGAAACACAGATAGTTTATCAAACCTCGGGAGCAAGAGCACTTGGATAAGAGGAAAGAACAGAGGATGCGGAAGAACATTGCCTACTGGAAGAGTGtctaagagaaagaaaaaaaagggggtgCAACGCAAGAAATAGTAGAGAGAGGACAGAGTATTTAAATAGAAACGGGTTCAGTCAATTAGGTATAGAAttagagaaagaggaagagaaggaaaattGTCTGGAATACTGAAAGAGAGGGACAGAGAAAATCACGGGCAGTGGAATAGGATAAGGGAAGCAAGATACAACAAAATGTACAAGTACATATATAGGGTAAACTTGCCAAGATATTTGGAAGAGAGAGGAGTAAGAGTAAACCAGAGTCTTATGGCAAGAGCAAGGTGCAGAAATATGGAAGAGGGGAATAGGTATTGGATTAAGAGGAGGATAGAAGGTGTAAGCTATGCGAAAGAGATATAGGATCGTTAAAGCATCTGGTGGAGGATTGTGCAGAGGTGGAAAGAATAAATTTAAGTGTGGAAAAAATACTTCAGAGGAGAAGGGTTGAGGAGATAGTGGAATGGCTAAGGGGTATAGAAAGAAGGAGGACAGAAAAAGATAAGGAGAGAGAGCAAAATGATACCAAAGAATAATAACGTGCAATAGAAGGGAATAGTTTAGTAGAAAAGTAGATAGTATGGGAGAGAGGGTGAGTTAATTATATAGGGTAATAATCATGGATGCGAATGAGTGTGAGAGAGCATCAGAGGTGGATAGTTGTAAGGTTAGGAATATATTGTAAACTAAGTCACATTTCTAGACCGCAaggttgaaattaaataaatatatatagtttATCAAACCTATGATGTGATCCAAGGAGGGAATTCCCGTGGAAATAAGTAGTTGCGAATTCTTGATGGACGGTTTTGTCCCTGGTATGAAGGGAAACTTACTACCCTTAGCAGTACTCAAATCCATCTTTAAGGTCGATTTCTAAGCAAAAAGAACACTGATGCGATGCATCCAGAAGCTTGTATTAGCAACCAGATTTATCGATAAATTCTTCGGAAAACAGCTCTGCTTAGCGTGTCTATGTAATCGTACTAAACGTTATTGTACGTGGGACAGTAATGGGGGAGCCAATTTTATTTGCAGTATCAGAATTTACTACGAAATACAGAGTTGTTTACATCGAATTCTGCTTCACGTGCCACTTCGATCACTGAAGACATTTATAGGTTATGTTTGCAAACATCAAATGATAGAATATAAAATGTTATACACAATATTGTATTACGATATGCTGTAAAcatcattttctttatttcaagcGCTTATTTTATACAAGCAACGTGAAATGCTCGTGTAAAATAATTCAGTCCCTTATCGAGCGCGTTTTAAATTTTAGTTACATGGAGTGGTCTGAAGGTGGACATACTTGTACCTGGTTTGCAGTCGGCAGTTGATGCTTTTCTTAGTTTGGAACCCTTCTGCCAGAATGCACCCGTGTCAGTCTCTGCGAATTATAATTTACTGGATGCACGATGCACGCTGCcgcttttatgcacaattaaacTGTTTATAAGCGGCACGTGAATTAGCGGGCGTTAAGGTATTAACGATTATTCTTCTAGTACGTGAAAGAGAAACACGGTGGTCCTTACAGTAAACTGATTCGATTGAAAGTTCGCTAATTTTTTTGCCGAAGCTATCAGCCTCAACATTTCAATTTGCAATTGCTTCTGCGAGAAAGATACTTTACTACCACTTTATAAGAGATTCGTAACGTAGAACCAGGTTAATGGGACCTCCCGTTAAATAAACGTATTCACGCGTTTCATAGCGTTCACGTATTCGTAAAAAGTTATCGTCCGAATATTCTCTTTCGAACCCATATAACCGTAGCATGTAAGAAACAGTCCACTAGATATGAAAATACAAAGAAAGGAATAAACAGCTTTACTCAATCAATTATGTGCTACTGGCATACCGATTCTCGTAAGATTATATATCAATTTTCATATAGATTTGACGCCAGACTACGGAAACGCGTCCTGTGCTAGAGACCGCAACGGCCCAAAGAAGGGGAACGAAGTGCACGAGTTCgagggagagagggaaagagaaagagagaaggagagcgAGGGTACACGCGAGTAACCCGTCTCGTGAATGTTAGATTCGAAGCTGTGGCACGGGCAGTTGTGCAAAGGCACGGTGCGGAGGTATCCGGCCAAACACTGTGACCCCTCCCTGCTGTTATCCCATCTTTTTCCCCTTCTAGCGTATTCCGCTCGGCCGTCTTCCTTTCTGCTTCTCCCTCCGCTTCCCCCCAACCCGTCGATTTTCTCTGTCCAACGCACGCACGCCCGTTGCCGTCTATCCACCTCTCGCTCTTCCTCTCggtcttttcctttctttctacAGAGACAAGCCAGGAGCACGCTGCCCTCGCTCAACTACCTGTTGTGACGTGCAACGCGTACTCGACGCACCGGGACAATCGAGAGATTTGGCTCGCGCCTCGTGCGCTGCTGTTCTCTCTGTATAATCCCGTATATCTTCACGGTCGTCGGGGCGGTCGTGCGCCGTCTCCGAGCGCAAGGAATCCTTCCGTTCGCGAAGCGTGTGCCCGATCCGTGGAGGCAGAGCCGATATTAAGCCGCGAAAGGCTTGTTGCGCACTCCCACTATCCCTCTCGCTTCCCCGTTAACCCCTCGCGACGAGCAGCGACGAGCGAGAAGGAAAATCACCGGGTTGGGAGGGAGCGCGCGGAGAG is a window encoding:
- the Elp4 gene encoding elongator complex protein 4 isoform X2, with protein sequence MSSVIEVAREAEFDKSTLKMDLSTAKGSKFPFIPGTKPSIKNSQLLISTGIPSLDHIIGGGVPIGSLFVIEEDRYGIYAKVMLKYFMAEGVATSQPLLVASKDIKPSHLVSEIPSVITDSISGDQSRHPGEQMKIAWRYQNMKIIDSSPSGGQSFAHFYDLTKPMDKETTDSMDITQWCDDCCPMKDSIFENSGYTNLLKCVHETLKKGQYSIFETPTKRQVMRIAIHSLGSRLWFSDVENNSHQDLLKFLYYLRSLLRYYYAVAVITVPVECFDNSDAVVQRVEHLSDIAIGLESFMGSQKETNPLFKDYHGLLHLKKMLALNTIAPHNPESRDLVFKLRRKKFIIEHLHLPGFDWLHSTHAPYCLL
- the Elp4 gene encoding elongator complex protein 4 isoform X3, with protein sequence MDLSTAKGSKFPFIPGTKPSIKNSQLLISTGIPSLDHIIGGGVPIGSLFVIEEDRYGIYAKVMLKYFMAEGVATSQPLLVASKDIKPSHLVSEIPSVITDSISGDQSRHPGEQMKIAWRYQNMKIIDSSPSGGQSFAHFYDLTKPMDKETTDSMDITQWCDDCCPMKDSIFENSGYTNLLKCVHETLKKGQYSIFETPTKRQVMRIAIHSLGSRLWFSDVENNSHQDLLKFLYYLRSLLRYYYAVAVITVPVECFDNSDAVVQRVEHLSDIAIGLESFMGSQKETNPLFKDYHGLLHLKKMLALNTIAPHNPESRDLVFKLRRKKFIIEVLHLPPELGDTAQREQDETAPHGSCGGQSRKTLLDF
- the Elp4 gene encoding elongator complex protein 4 isoform X1; protein product: MSSVIEVAREAEFDKSTLKMDLSTAKGSKFPFIPGTKPSIKNSQLLISTGIPSLDHIIGGGVPIGSLFVIEEDRYGIYAKVMLKYFMAEGVATSQPLLVASKDIKPSHLVSEIPSVITDSISGDQSRHPGEQMKIAWRYQNMKIIDSSPSGGQSFAHFYDLTKPMDKETTDSMDITQWCDDCCPMKDSIFENSGYTNLLKCVHETLKKGQYSIFETPTKRQVMRIAIHSLGSRLWFSDVENNSHQDLLKFLYYLRSLLRYYYAVAVITVPVECFDNSDAVVQRVEHLSDIAIGLESFMGSQKETNPLFKDYHGLLHLKKMLALNTIAPHNPESRDLVFKLRRKKFIIEVLHLPPELGDTAQREQDETAPHGSCGGQSRKTLLDF